One stretch of Cololabis saira isolate AMF1-May2022 chromosome 15, fColSai1.1, whole genome shotgun sequence DNA includes these proteins:
- the daxx gene encoding death domain-associated protein 6, whose protein sequence is MADKIIVLDDDDEGNPQPSCSAATSSSEHQAKNVSPLKGQIPAATHITRSPFASAKKDPHVLEAENQKLFSEFVEHCSTLTKDCPEVLTFLETKHGKACPNFLSSVEFRNTLGRCLTRAQSNQSKTFVYINELCTVLKQHATKKRQTLTVVTPSASTSGSSPSTSVLFKSKDKTKLKTDEEGDESKQAADEQPSTSGLQEDGKEQDAEAERKAKRASRKQIAYLENLLKVYNDEISRLQEAELSLDELGAEDSTYIQEHKLKRKMMKIYEKLCEMKGCNTLTGRVIEQKIVYRGTRYPEINRKIERFINSPEAHRNPPDYQDILQQVLRANERHKLCLTRKQMIQLAQEAFRETGSRMQERRHLDLVYNFGSHMTDSYKPATDPALSDLTLTKKLRSNRELAITRLEEVITKFSGRQEDTEEQERRKRLDKDTKDKEGQKSEKVAETKEANGVEDEEDDEDEEDDESSDPDIEEEIQASTQQDGPDDENEEDDGNEAEQACEGGNKEDQTYDQMGDVSAGEEGSGKDEEELVTSGSPVSDETKSQISPMSDIPSPRDSPSQSEAMQADDLQPLSNSNGELQEPVDSSNQLSVVVVRTNKPSDNTRDASTEAAGDEPLLVQQTITVEKCETNGTSPPPSPRTTRSQKRKRVDTSEKVKKTKHIILHDGDIDIPLDMEVVSYNSSPTAESTRADSPVQELVSSSQSTPPPKKNKIDAATQCDPDEIIVLSDSE, encoded by the exons ATGGCAGATAAAATCATAGTCcttgatgacgatgacgaaggGAACCCTCAACCTTCCTGCTCTGCCGCTACCTCATCCTCTGAGCATCAAGCCAAAAACGTCTCGCCGCTCAAAGGTCAGATTCCAGCGGCCACCCACATCACCCGGTCTCCTTTTGCCTCAGCAAAGAAAGACCCCCATGTTCTGGAGGCAGAGAATCAGAAGTTGTTCAGCGAG TTTGTGGAGCATTGCTCAACTCTCACCAAGGACTGCCCAGAGGTCCTGACCTTCCTCGAAACGAAGCATGGCAAGGCCTGTCCCAACTTCCTGTCGTCCGTGGAGTTCAGGAACACCCTGGGCCGATGTTTGACTCGCGCTCAGAGCAATCAGTCAAAAACATTCGTCTATATCAATGAACTGTGCACTGTGCTCAAGCAGCACGCCACCAAGAAGCGGCAGACCCTCACCGTGGTCACGCCTTCTGCTTCAACATCAGGTTCTTCTCCATCTAcctctgttttgtttaaaagcAAAGACAAGACTAAACTGAAGACGGATGAAGAGGGAGATGAATCGAAGCAAGCAGCAGATGAGCAACCTTCCACCTCAGGACTGCAGGAGGACGGTAAAGAGCAGGATGCGGAAGCAGAGAGGAAAGCCAAGAGGGCGTCCAGGAAACAG ATCGCCTACCTGGAGAACTTACTAAAGGTCTACAATGACGAGATCTCCCGTCTGCAGGAGGCCGAGCTGAGTTTGGACGAGCTGGGAGCTGAAGACTCTACATACATCCAGGAGCACAAGCTGAAACGGAAG ATGATGAAGATTTATGAAAAGCTGTGTGAAATGAAGGGCTGCAACACACTAACGGGTCGAGTGATTGAGCAGAAAATCGTCTACCGTGGAACCCGTTACCCTGAGATCAACAGGAAG ATCGAGCGTTTCATCAACAGTCCGGAGGCACACAGGAACCCTCCAGACTATCAGGACATCCTCCAGCAGGTGTTGCGTGCCAATGAGCGCCACAAATTGTGTTTGACCAGAAAGCAGATGATCCAGCTCGCTCAGGAGGCCTTCAGAGAAACGGGGAGCCGCATGCAGGAGCGACGTCACCTGGACCTGGTGTACAACTTCGGCTCGCATATGACAGACAGCTACAAGCCTG CCACAGACCCGGCTCTGTCGGACCTCACGCTGACGAAGAAGCTGCGGTCAAACAGAGAATTGGCCATAACCCGTCTGGAGGAGGTCATCACCAAATTTTCTGGCAGACAAGAGGACACCGAGGAGCAAGAGAGGCGCAAACGGCTGGATAAAGACACCAAGGACAAGGAG GGGCAGAAATCAGAAAAGGTAGCAGAGACAAAAGAGGCAAATGGAGTCGAAGACGAGGAGGAcgatgaagatgaggaggatgacGAATCATCAGATCCAGACATTGAGGAAGAGATTCAGGCCAGCACTCAGCAGGATGGACCAG ACGATGAGAACGAGGAAGACGATGGTAACGAGGCAGAGCAGGCGTGTGAAGGCGGCAACAAGGAGGATCAGACTTATGACCAGATGGGagatgtttctgcaggtgaAGAGGGAAGCGGGAAGGATGAAGAGGAACTGGTCACAAGTGGAAGTCCCGTCTCTGATGAAACAAAGTCCCAGATCTCTCCCATGTCCGACATCCCGTCCCCAAGGGACAGccccagccaatcagaagccaTGCAGGCTGACGACCTGCAGCCGCTGTCTAACAGTAACGGGGAATTACAGGAGCCTGTGGACTCCTCCAATCAACTGTCAGTTGTTGTCGTAAGAACCAACAAACCCTCGGACAACACGAGGGACGCCTCCACAGAAGCAGCCGGTGACGAGCCTTTACTCGTGCAGCAAACCATCACTGTGGAAAAATGCGAAACCAATGGCACGTCGCCGCCTCCGAGCCCCAGAACGACGAGGAGCCAGAAAAGGAAGCGGGTAGATACGTCAGAGAAGGTCAAGAAAACGAAGCACATAATCCTCCATGACGG CGACATAGATATTCCCCTGGATATGGAAGTGGTGAGCTACAATTCTTCACCAACCGCCGAGTCCACGCGAGCAGATTCTCCGGTTCAGGAGCTGGTGAGCAGTTCGCAGTCGACGCCGCCCCCCAAGAAGAACAAG ATCGACGCGGCGACTCAGTGTGACCCGGACGAGATCATCGTCCTGTCAGACTCAGAGTGA
- the tapbp.1 gene encoding TAP binding protein (tapasin), tandem duplicate 1, with product MTCDQKGHRQITMTNFSTIYKLSLVAVFCAVQVSCSCPVLECWFVQEKAGRGGSLTGATTQEKSLLYIRTDAEADSAKTRQAPSGISPDRVYFITDPSASLCHRSLKPPRGSVEKPHCEINPFLPQPSSLRWVDPLTGSGFSPIYLQADWFSASFQGLKEPLGISTITRAPTGTKEHSVILSMTSRTMTAQSRLGAPVTLDCGFWVDPSSPLSTSGFAVEWRYQFRGHGRLLLAYDGKSDRLADTQEEGVTLDFDSLHETGNASLILKEAKVHHSGMYICTVYLPYLLAQVVMELEVVEPPSLSIHPSSLPLAVPGQTVTVQCEASGFAPLSLELSWEFKGADGKSRSLGSGSMSGHRQAWDGTYSQSSRLELDASTQDLGRGGEVTCVAVHHGATQRASVTLNVIGFSSPSIEDSMAMVGVALVLYGFIKFVSWGFTSSGSEDADKQDKKIK from the exons ATGACCTGTGATCAGAAGGGACACAGACAAATAACCATGACGAACTTTTCTACGATTTATAAACTGTCTCTGGTCGCTGTTTTCTGCGCCGTCCAAG TCTCCTGCAGCTGTCCGGTGTTGgagtgctggtttgtgcaggAGAAGGCGGGCCGTGGAGGAAGTTTAACTGGAGCTACAACCCAGGAAAAATCTCTGCTCTACATCAGAACCGATGCCGAAGCCGACAGCGCAAAGACCCGGCAGGCTCCTTCTGGCATCAGCCCTGACAGGGTCTACTTCATCACTG ACCCGTCTGCCAGTCTCTGCCACCGCTCTCTCAAACCTCCCAGAGGTTCAGTGGAGAAGCCCCATTGTGAGATCAACCCCTTCCTGCCGCAGCCCTCCAGCCTCAGATGGGTCGACCCGCTCACAGGGTCTGGATTCAGCCCCATATATCTGCAGGCTGATTGGTTTTCAGCTTCCTTTCAGGGCCTCAAAGAGCCACTTGGCATTTCTACCATCACACGTGCTCCTACTGGAACCAAAGAACACAGTG TGATCCTGAGCATGACCAGCAGAACCATGACTGCACAAAGCAGACTCGGAGCGCCAGTTACGCTTGACTGTGGTTTCTGGGTTGACCCTTCCTCGCCTCTGTCTACGTCCGGTTTCGCCGTGGAGTGGCGCTACCAGTTCAGAGGCCACGGCCGACTTCTCCTGGCTTATGACGGGAAGTCTGACCGTCTGGCCGATACGCAGGAGGAGGGAGTGACGCTGGATTTTGACAGCTTGCACGAGACAGGAAACGCATCTCTGATCCTGAAAGAGGCTAAAGTGCATCATTCTGGGATGTATATTTGCACGGTTTATCTGCCGTACCTGCTGGCTCAGGTGGTAATGGAGCTTGAGGTTGTAG AGCCTCCATCCCTGTCCATCCACCCCTCCTCTCTGCCCCTCGCTGTTCCCGGTCAGACGGTGACTGTCCAGTGTGAAGCGTCCGGCTTCGCTCCCCTCTCTCTTGAGCTGAGCTGGGAGTTTAAAGGCGCTGATGGGAAGTCCCGGTCCCTGGGATCCGGCAGCATGTCGGGCCACAGGCAGGCTTGGGATGGCACCTACagccagagcagccggctggaGCTGGACGCGTCTACGCAGGACCTGGGCCGAGGGGGGGAGGTCACCTGTGTAGCCGTTCACCACGGAGCCACGCAACGTGCCAGCGTGACCCTCAACGTTATCG GGTTCAGCTCTCCCTCCATTGAGGACTCCATGGCGATGGTTGGCGTGGCGTTAGTGCTTTATGGCTTCATCAAGTTTGTCTCATGGGGCTTTACCAGCTCAG GATCAGAAGATGCTGACAAACAGGATAAG aaAATCAAGTGA